CTGACCTCATCGTTACCTCGATATCCTCTCGGAAAACAGGCAAGAGTTCACAATTTTAATGCCTAAGCAGCCCACTATTTCTGACCTACTGTGGGTCTAAGCTATGTCTTCTTTATTACCAAAGTACTGCTGTTTAATCTGCCTTGACATAACAGTGGATTAATTCTGCATTACAGATCAGGGAGCTCCATTTAATATGTCTGGCGAAGAATGTATGGGAGAATGAGGACTACCAGTCAGCCATGAAGCTTGTAAAGTAAGCGTGATTAGCTGGCACATGGTAAACGTTGGTAACATGAACAGTCTGCTAAAAACTAACTTTTAGGCACACCTGGTATTTTAAGATGGATTATTTGTACTAATCGAcagtaaataatgtaaaaaactACTTGAGCAGATGAGATTGGAATATTTCACCACCAGATGGCAGCATATTCATGGCTGATCAGAAGGTTATTGTGCCTCCTGGTGGCCAAATTGCTATTCATAGACAACAAACAAGTGCTGtgcctttcttggatgtctttttttttgttttgtttttttctctttgaccCTAAAATAACCACTTGTGGTGCTaatgtgttttccttttagGATGCTGGCAAAAGGCGAGTTGGTTTCTTTGCTACAGAAGTGTGTGGAGATACTGCAGCTCAGCAAGTCAAAGAAGATGAAGAACGCTCTTGTCCAGTTGGAGGAACTACTTGCCAAATTCAAGCAGCTGGACAGTAAGTTGAAGATATGATTTTGTGTAATCTGGATTCAAGAAGAGATCGCTAGGAGATGGTATAACAGAGAAGGCGGTGGAGTTTTAAACCAGACTGTTTAACACAATCTCGGCGAGTGAGAGGAAGCCTCGGGAATGGAGGAGAAGTGTACTGGTAGCAACTTTCAATAACAAGGGTGATGAGCAGAGGGATAAACTTGATGAGTCATTCCATGAAGCTAGAGGAAAGAGTTTTTGAAACTAGGCTAGGGTTAGAGGTGATAATCAGCCGAGCAGCAGTGTGGCTGGGTGCCAAGAAAGAGCACTAGAGGAACTGAGAGTGTTGATGGAAAAGTATTGAGAAAAGGAGGTTGCAGTGAAGGCGAACaagcagagggttggtgtgacagaagaggatgctaggctcatgatccactgtggtgaccccATAAAAGGAGCAAGAAAATGAGTCCAGTCCCTTCTTTCCAAATGTACAAGTTTTTATCTTGTATTTCAGCTGCTACTGAAATGACTCCAACTGTGGAAGCCTCTATCGCCTCTCCAATAAAAAATCTTCAGAAGAAAACAGATCTGTTCCAGCTGCAGAAGGTAACTGACCACTTAgtagtttttgtcttttgtttctcTGGAGGGGTTCTCCGCCTCtttaaaactgctgttttgCTGTTGCCTAAACTCTGTTATCGTTTTCACAGACGCTGCTGGAGATGAACGAGTCTCGGAGAGCCAAGCGACTTAGTCCATTTGAAAACCTCAGGAACGAAGCTCTCGAGTTTATCGACAATTTAGTAAAGTAAGACAAATGAGGCTCTGGTTCCCCCCAAATACAGCTCACATCACTGGAAACACTCTACAGCTAATGATTTTATTCCACCCAGGAGCCATCTGTCCCCCCCAGAGTCCCAGCCTCTTTATGAGGTCTGCTACTACAGTTCATCTGCCACAGTGAGACGCCACCTCAATGCGACACCTCGTACCTCCATTCAGGCTGCGCTCAGCAATCCTTACCACTATCTTCAGGTACACCTGCTTCAGCTTGTTACCTCCCTTATAAGCAGGAGGAAGTGAAAGTGAAGAAAGTTCTTCTTTTGGTGTACAACCACTAATGTGCAGCGACGTTCTAAAAACACGTGACAACTTCGACTTTCTTTTAGAACGACAGCCTGAAGAGCGAGGATGGGACGGTGTCCAACGCTGCTCCCGACATCTGTATCGCTTACAAGCTCCACCTGGAGTGCGGAAGGCTGATCAACCTCTACGACTGGCTGGAAGTGAGTTTATAAACTAAGAAATTTAATAGTGAACTCATTACCTGTAATGGACCAAGGTTAAACTTCCACAGCTTCCCACTTTGCTTCATAAACTTTCTTTAGCTggaagcttttgtttttctcagtgtAAGAGAGTCTTTATTGATCCGGAGGGGCCCACGTGTCACATTATCAACCTGAGGATTAATTATTGGCCCAGAATGACCCGGACGCTGACATGaatgaaaacatgtttattttcagGCGTACTCCACCGTGGTTTCGGCTGCTGAGGGTAACGATCCGGATTCTGAACATTTTGGGAAAGTGGATGAAGTCAAACAGTATccttccagaaaaaaaaagtatttctcaCAGATCATTTTgcgctgctgctgtttctctgttttgctCAGTGAGTAAAATTGAGTAATGAGACAGCAGTAAAGCAGCTACTCCTTAGTTATGTCTTTGTTTGAGTGTCATGATTGGATAAGACAGTTGAGGTAATTCTAGGTTTGTAAGCAACCCAAATGCTTGGGGAGTTATAATGAAAGTTAAGAGCAGAAGAACACAAACACGACTGCTGAAATATGCCATTTACTTTTAACTTGAGTAAAGACTTTTTGTCCCTTAACTCGTCCTTTAGCGCTCGTTTCATCCGCGCTGTATCAGAGCTCGAATTTCTGGGCTTCATCAAGTCTACCAAGCAGAAGACCGACCATGTGGCTCGACTCACCTGGGGAGGCTGCTAACCACAATTGTgacaatgagaaaaaaattttaACATCTGTGGAAATTAATTTCagatttgtatttttcactctaaTAAAAGATGTGCAAATTACACCTGCTTCTTTAAATAGGCCGATGTCAGGTGCTGTAGGTCCTTTCTGCAATGACTGGTACACCTGGGCCAATATGTTGTTACACTGAAGCACAACTCAAACTAATTAAGACATTGTAATATACTGAGGTTTCTCACACATTACTTGAAATTTAACCACCATGTCAGACATGATACAACAGCTTGTTGCTAGGGGAAAAATATGCATTCTCACATTAATTGGCAGTGGTTCATGGAGGCTGCTGACTCTCGCTGAGAGAAATGTCTTGTAAAGAAGTTGTACCAAAAACCTccaagggatttttttttcttttcaaacagttACAGTTGCCTGTGGGGGTTttgtttgtctgcaaacacttgctaacGAGCAGTGGTAAAACTGGAAATGATGGAAGCTTTTTTCCTGCCactggagagaaaaaaacacccCGGGGTGATGGAGCCGATTATAGCTGCCACAGGATAAGAGGTGAGGTACAAACTGGACAGATGGCATTCACACCTCCAGTTAATTTAGAATCATCAATTAACAAAACCCCTCTAACTGCGTTCCTCTGGACTTTGGGAGGGACTtggagaacccacacagacgcATATAGAAgctgcaaactccacacagaagaatgtggattcaaacccaggaccttcttactgtgaggcaacagtgctaaccactgtactACGTGACATTTGGAGCTGTTTATCTCTCATAATGGGTGTGTGCGGACTGGTCTTTAATCCTTTTTGACTGGGGCCTTTTTCACTTGATCCTATATTGTCACAAGTTCAAAATAGCCAACAAGTTGATGTTGCATGGTTAGTGGTCATGTGCCTGCAGAATCTCTATGTATAGTCGGGACTTCTGATCAAGTTCGGGTTGTGAAAAGTAACCACAGagtgtacataaaagatggacactgTGATGTTACCAGTTCTGCTTTGAAGCCTAAAGACCCGtcataattttgttgttttgaaacCAAAAGTAACAAGCCAGGGGTGACTGACCGAGGAGCTCATATGGTAGTAACTTACGGTGGAGAAGGTAGGCCAGCCCTGAAAACCATCATCCTTTATCTTCATGTTTAACTCTGATCTGGaccattttcattcaaatgaaaATGATGATGTACTAAATAAAGTCTTGAAAGCAGCATTATAGTTTTTAACTGAGGTTACAGATAGAGTGAGCTGAAGGATGCTATTCCTATACAGTTCTATATAATCCAACTTACTTCTGTAATCAAAGCAGTCACCCCTTACTGGACGtgagaaagaatgcaggtttaaggcacttccaTATTGGCGTCCATCTTTCACTTGCAGTTTGAGAGTAATTTAAGCACCAAATTGACAGAAGTCCCAAAGCTGTTTATCACAGCACTCGATCACATACATTTACTTGTATTTATTAAGCTATTCCTGATATAGTTTAATGCATCCAACCAGTTTTCAACTCTTAAAagatgtttattgtttttaataagtACATTGGTTTCAAAGTGATACCAGCAGAACAAAactcaataaataaaacactggtGGTGGGAGGGGGTGGGAGCAAATTAGCCCACTTTATGCTCAGTTTAAAAAGCAGTGAACAAACAGCAAACATACTCTTTCTGTTCAAACTTGCGTTTCTTCCACATTCTTTCAGACCGACCTGCCAACCTTGTGTAAAACTCGATGCCTGCTTTATTGTATTTACatgtaacaaaacagaaacaagtgACAAAGCCTGGAATGCTGGGAATCATTACAAAAGTGAGATAACTGTAGATACACGTACAGCTGGAGGAACGTAGGCCACTGGTAGAAATAGGGTCCATTTACATGAGGAAGCACCTAGTTGCTTACAACAGAGTGGTAACAACTGACAACAGCTTCATATAAACCTTTGCCCAAAGACAGATATATGGCACAGTAAGAAAAATTTCCTTTAAACTAGCTAAACTTAATCTCTTACAATGATGAGTTTTTTTCGCTTCTCTTCCTCGAGATATCACGTGATAGCTTGCAGCGTGGGAAGGCCGTCTTGCAAAAATTCTGTGCCACACTCAGGAAACATCTGGAGAGAAGGGaggtgaaatataaataaagtaacCAGAAGTGCCAGTTTAAACTTAAAATCGTAGCGTTCAAAGTGAAAGCCGAGGCTTTGTCCTTTACATCGAATGTGGAAATAAAAtaggattaaaaataaaaaggaactCACAGCTTGCAGGTTGCTCCCCAAATCGTCGCATTAACTGATCGTGTGTGAACTTCACAAAGGTGTCATATTGTTCTGAAATCAAAATCAACCAGTTAAAACCTTTTACTTCACAACTATTGTTTGCTACTTGTGGAAAATATGTGGGTAAAATTTGCTggttcagtttttttaaacacattagcATTGGGTACCAACCGGCCAACTTTGAAGTCATGGTCTCCTCATATTCCTCCCGAACCTtctcttccctttctttcagcAGGCGTTCGCAGATCATTCCAACTTGTCTGAGGGTGAATAATGGCTGTTCTTTTCTAGATGGAGAGACACCTCCAGAGGATGttcctgtataaataaataacaaatcaAACCTTAAAACCACACTGTAGAATGGGCTTTATGATTATTTGAGCTTAACCTTGCGCCTTTACCCACCAGCCATGCTGGAAGCATTCATAGTAGACGACTGGGATGGGGATTCTGGCGAATAGCAGCACTCTGACTGTTGGTAGCCTCCATCTAGATGCTTTCTCTTTTGAATGCGTTTGTACTCCTGTTTGATGCTGTTGAGGATTTGTTCTAGTGGGGTAAACAGACAAGCAGGGCGTCCATTAGTAACAGCTGTCATGTTTTCACTTTGACACAGAGTGACTCAACATGTTGCTGATGCCCCCCTCCAGATAGTAAACAAGCAGGCCAACTTAGCCAGCATTACCTGCACTAAGTCTTGATGAAGACTCCCCAAATGGCGAAGGCTCCATGCTGAGATATTTCCTAGGGGATGAGGATGAGGACGACGGGGACACGGGGATGCATCTTCGTCTTTTGGGGGATGTAGGACTCATGAGCGGATCGAAATCCATGGTCCTCTTCAAAGTGGCTCCACACGCCATGACTTCAGTTTGTTAAAAGGGAGAGATTGCACGTAAAAACACCGAAACAAGGCAATAATAAGGAGATGACATCAACTACTTTGGACAGCTGCTAACCGAGCCTAATATTTTACACAACTAGCTAATTGTTAGGTTCAAATCCGTTTCCTTTGTCGACGGATAAAACTACGAGCATACTGCGCAGCTCCGGCTTTAAATGCCTGCTAGCGAACTAGCGTTAGCTACTCCTGCTAGCCAataatcaaaaagaaaacaaagctaaCGTTAGCTGTGGCTGCCGCTGGCGTGAGCGTGTGTCCTGGTTAACGTTTgtataaaactgtttttatgttACCTTCTGGGGAGGGGGGAAGTTGGCCTGCTGCACCGCGCTCACCAGCCCGTGTTGTTGTTAAAGTTGTTTCTCAAAAGTTGAAGTGACGATCAGCCAGCTGCGGGCCAACTGTCTGCTGTTAGATAGGGGGGCTAGCTAGCACAACTTAGCTGCCTGTTTTTGATGCGAGGTTGTCGCTGTCGGCTTCTCTGGTTAGTGACGTCACgtctaaaaaaacaacaatcccAAAACGCGTTGAATTCTGGATTATGTAGTGAACCATGAAGCGTAAACCAATGACGAAAACATGACAGCTCTGCAAAAGTCAAAAAGTATGGGTCATAAACCCCGCCCCCTTCGTGTCAGTTTAATTTAATTGataattgatttgatttaattttagcTTTGAGGAATAAACTTCACATTTGACAGTTTGTTGTGATTCTTTTCTCTCCCCATCCTGTATTTCTACTCTTAATGCTGAATACACTcgtttgttttaatattggagTAAATTTTTAGTAATgtaactgatgaaaacagtgcagAGGCTCAGCTACTATATtatgaaacctgcagctgttttactgacaaCTCTGAAGGCAAAATGTCAAACCATTACATACAGAGCCTCTGTGCTTTGCCCGAGGATGATGGACATTCCTTTTAACATCATATTACTAATTTTGTGGAGTTTTTCGTGTTCTCCTCGTGTTTGCGTGCGTTCTCTCCGGATGCACCggctttctcccacagtccgaAGACATATTGGGGTTAGGTTagctggtgattctaaatttatccatcagtgtgaatgtgaatacgaatgattgtctgtctctctgtgttagccctgcgacagactggtgatctGTTCAGCATGCACCCTGTCTCTTGCCCGAAGGTAGGTGGGACAGGCTTCAGCCCCCCCgcaagcagaagagaatggatggaacattttttagtttaaaaaaaggaataaaatacAGCAGAGTTGCCAAAGCAATAAAAGGccttgaaagaaagaaagaaagaaagaaagaaagaaagaaagaaagaaagaaagaaataggaTAAAAACATGAAGGATGTTACAGGGGGACATTGATGAATTAAAGAAAtacataattaaataattaattacatttgtcattaataaattaaaatgagaaagaattaataatcaaatatataaataattaattacatatcagttcatttcattaaattatttaatcaattatttatttgcaaTTTCAATTAACATCACATCTAAACGATTATTTAATGatcttattatttaattttttcaattcATTTTGGCCCTTGTGGCGCTCCGCACAGAGCTTTCTTCTTCAGCGTGTAGAGATAGCTTCACTCACCTGACGTGTGCAGCTCTAAGCATGCCTCTAAAGGCAACAGAGGCATGTAATTCCATTCTTTAGTAATTCCATTCTTAATAGGAATGCTGATACAGATATCTATAATTGGATTTCAGCATGTTGACTTGGGATTATGTAATTTCCCAATTGAGCTATCAACAAATGCATTTCACACTTCTCAGCAAATCATTTTGGGACATGCTTGCCTAATTAGCTATTTTTTAGATTACGTgattatgtgtatatgtgttgcTTAAATGATTGACAATGTCTGACTaatgtgcatttgttttttattgccaTATGCAATTGCGACAGATACCATTATCCGATGATCTAAAAATCTGATATTCCatagcttatttttttttactctttgaaacacacaaaaaaatcagatttaccAACCATTTgttacatgtatttatttatttacacctTTACGCCCTGTCCATCTCTGctggttgttgtgtttgtggggTTACAAACACTTGTTCCCAACAGGGAAGTTGCAGAGTACCATCTGGTGGGCAAACTATGCAACGTCAGCACTCAAGAATTTGTTGGTTGCTGTTTctcagctttttaaaatttacaaatTGCATCTTTAATATGGGATTGCCACTAATGAGAATTTAACTGTTGATGTCAGCAAATTCTGATGAACTGAGCTGTAAATATCATTATTTACAACTGGAACTCGTCAGCATTGCATCATGAATGTGGCGACTTGGAATTAGAAAAAGTCTAAGTTGAACTGACATTTTTCTATCAGTATTTTTTGTTTGACTAAATGTCAAACAGTAAAAGTTGAACAAGTAGTAATTTAAGTTACTGACATCAATGGACATTTCAactagtaataaataaatacgaATGTTAATAATAAAAAGGAAGAACAGTCAAAAAGCATCAAATATAGTTAAAATGTGAAGATAATTATCACCACATGAGGGCAGTGTTACACAAAAAGAGACATTGGAGTTTATTCTTCTACTAACTCCTAAAAAAGTGCCAAGGGGTCGCAAGCCGAAAGGTTAAAGAAAGGAAAGATGACACTTTCGTGACTCTGAAATGTTTATATTAATAGCTTTTGTCTTGTTTCTGAAAAACTAAATATCTTACTTTAAGGCCAATCACactcaaaactcacctttaCTTGTAGAGCATGTGACACTCCAATACCCCAGCTAGTGGCATACATTCTTGACTTTGAAAGGGAGAAAAATAGACATATTGTACATGTGTGCAGTAAGTTTAGGTACTGATAAGCTGATTTTCACCATTTTATTGAAAAAGATACCAGGCATGTTGACaaagttatgataaaaatagacAAATTTCACATTTTCGAGCACATTCTTCCATTTACACACAGGAATGGGACACAGTGGCACAAAGTATGCTTCACAGGAATATGTCAGTGTAGATTTGTACAaaagatgctctttttttttgtaagccgatgtgaaaaaaaagcagctaagcAACATTCCCAAAACACCACAGGCTATAGTTTTGATCTGATCAAAAGGCCATTCATATTTCAACACtttgcttttcaaaataaataaataaggtacTGACAAACTTCACAATATCATGGACTTACAAAATCATCAATAGTCACTTGCAAATTATTAATGAAATGCTTTTACTTACAGCAATGTTCTGTTATTCCAAACTGCTATTTTGTATGAGGATGGATACATTTTCACCTTGCATGACTGCCACAATAATGTAATGTGAAAATCTTCAAATGCAGTTTGTCTTTACTgctaaatctgtaaaaaaaaaaaaaaatcagacaacaGCAAAGATAACAAAGCATAGCATTTGCTTTGTAACAGTGGAGAGAAATGCCCTTTTTCGTATACAGCTATAATATTTATTGAATTATTCTTCATAAAATTGCCTTTGTCATTTAGACAACTCATTTTTCGCAGAAATGAGAACATAATGAAATAAGTACAGCCCTCATTAGACTAATAACACTCCACTCTACAGGGATCCAGTTTTATAACAttacagattaaaaaacaacaacaaaaacttgcTTTCAGTTCTGTTTGTCAGTCATTTTGGCACATTTCACAGTCACAGAGGAGTGCACTAGGAGGATGGGGGCTATTCTACACTATCCTGAATTCACAGTTGTCTTGAGCAGATTAGACCGTCTTTTATTAGACAGGCTCTGCAGCAGAAGTGTCAGTCCCTCCAGAAACAGTAACCTGGGCTACTTTAATTCGAGTCTTTGCACAGTTTCCTCCATCTGTCCCCGCCCTGCCTGCTGTGGCTCTCACGCTCTTGATGTTCCAGTCACTCTCAGCGCTGCTGTCCAGAGTCTGCGTTGCTCCCTGGCACATATGGCAAATGTTGAGAAAGGCCCTGCGCAGGTCCTTGCTCCTCATGGCGTAGATCACAGGGTTCACGGTGGAGTTGAGCAGGCAGAGCATGCTGCAAAAGGCAAAAATGGTCTTGATGAAGTCGTTCACCTTCCCAAAGAGGTCGTAAACCATGATGGCTAGGAGTGGACCCCAGCAGATGATGAGGGCCACCAGGATCAAGACCAGGGTTTTAGCCAGACGGAGGTCCATACGGGCTTGGTCAGGCCTCACGGTCTGCACTTTAGCCCCCTCTGCGGTGTAGACAATCACACTTCTCTGAGAGGTGCGGCTTAGCATGCGGACTGCGTGGTGATGAGACTTCCAGAGGATGAACATATAGGCGTAGATGATGAATAAGAGCAAAATGCTCGTCATCCCAATCCAGAACATCAGGTACTTTTGGTCAATTAGAGGGAAAATGTCAGAGCAGACTGACCCGAGACGCTTGCAGTTCCAGCCCAGCAGCGGCAGCAGTGAGATGACGATGGAGATGGTCCACATCATGCTGAATGCAATGACAGCTTTATTCTTTGTGATGATTCGCTTGTACGCCATAGGCCTGTGGATGGAGACGTAGCGGTCTATTGCAGTGAGGAACAAGCTGCCCACAGAGGCAGTGAAGGAGGCAATAACCCCAGCCAGCTTGAAGAGGAAAATGTTGGGGCTGTCCTTTCGG
This is a stretch of genomic DNA from Pelmatolapia mariae isolate MD_Pm_ZW linkage group LG16_19, Pm_UMD_F_2, whole genome shotgun sequence. It encodes these proteins:
- the LOC134644852 gene encoding akirin-2-like; its protein translation is MACGATLKRTMDFDPLMSPTSPKRRRCIPVSPSSSSSSPRKYLSMEPSPFGESSSRLSAEQILNSIKQEYKRIQKRKHLDGGYQQSECCYSPESPSQSSTMNASSMAGTSSGGVSPSRKEQPLFTLRQVGMICERLLKEREEKVREEYEETMTSKLAEQYDTFVKFTHDQLMRRFGEQPASYVS
- the LOC134645261 gene encoding cannabinoid receptor type 1B-like, which translates into the protein MSISTASKTMKLALHRIAGTTVSTLTTGVQYFGSNDATYDDPSADSRLIKNGFHYEKTHSAPISSSFPGIVSGSKEVIFSALSPIFPTNVSDLLLGNATSVESGGAPQCAENLADNMECFMILTPGQQLAVAILALTLGTFTVLENLVVLCVILHSQTLRSRPSYHFIGSLAVADLIGSIIFVYSFLDFHVLHRKDSPNIFLFKLAGVIASFTASVGSLFLTAIDRYVSIHRPMAYKRIITKNKAVIAFSMMWTISIVISLLPLLGWNCKRLGSVCSDIFPLIDQKYLMFWIGMTSILLLFIIYAYMFILWKSHHHAVRMLSRTSQRSVIVYTAEGAKVQTVRPDQARMDLRLAKTLVLILVALIICWGPLLAIMVYDLFGKVNDFIKTIFAFCSMLCLLNSTVNPVIYAMRSKDLRRAFLNICHMCQGATQTLDSSAESDWNIKSVRATAGRAGTDGGNCAKTRIKVAQVTVSGGTDTSAAEPV